The genomic DNA TAGAAACAGGAGTGGCATTGCTCAATCAATGCCAGTATGAGCATGCCCATCTCCATAGCAACCCTGTAAAAGCAGGAAGTGTTTGGCAGACAGGAATGCTAAACAGAGGCTGAATAGGGGGGCTGGGGGCTACTATGGCATCCATGCACAGACAGGTCTTTACAGGCTCGAGGATCCAGCTTTCTCAAGCTGGAAAGCATAAGGCCTCCACCAAGTGAGACAgatgtagggggggggggggggggggaaagagtGACACAAGCATGTAGTCTACAACGGCATCTTTGtcctaaaaatacaaatatatccaggataaaaaacaaaacacacctttgaaaagaagaaaagcctGAACAGGGCTCCAGACTAACCACCCTGTCACCCAGGACAAGATAAAAATCATTTATGGTATGAGACATATTTGGGACAACTTCAGGATGATATAACAAAAAAGGGTATGAGGTACCTGGCAAAGAGAAGCCAAGGTAGGAGTGGGACcagtttttaaattgaaatagCTTTCCATCTGCAGTACACTGCCTGGTATTCACCCTCTTAAAATTGTTCATTTTGTATTCCTAACTTTTAAAATTTGAATGActaatttcacatttctgacaccaatcaacatttttgtaaaaatcaatCTGGACCAGTTGATCCAACATAATTACAAATAGCAAACACAAAATCATGGACTACACATCCCCTTTGACAGCCTTGAGTGTATGTTGATGTCTTTATCAGCTTTGCACATCTGAACATGGCGTTTTTTCACCATTCCTCTTTGCAAAACATGTGGGCTGTGTCAATTTTAAGTTTGGCCACAAATTCTGGGTGTGACTGAGGCTCGATTCCTGGACATTAACATAGTTCTTCTTAAATAATTCCTGTGTAGCTTTGGCTTTAGGTTTGGAGTCTATGTATCGCGGTAACATAAAAATCCTCCACATTTGCACTTTTGCAAACAGCAGTAGGTTTCCCTCCAGGATTTCTCTCAGTTTCGTTTTAACCTCTACCTTGTGGTCATATGAGATTTGTTCAACCCAAACAACATGCACAGTGTATACCATCTCAGTCTTAGAACCCTGCAGCTCCATTCAGAGCCGTAATAGGTCTCTTAATGGTCTTCTCACAAAGAGTTTCTTATGTCTGACCTTACTTAGATGTTGAGTCTTGGAACTGTTCTTGTGAGCTTCTCCTTATTGGTACGTTTTACATAACAACATTACAGATATGCTTGAAATATTCTTTTGTCTTCTTATGACGGTGTAATGCACCAGTGACGATAAGTGAATCATTGTAAAGGGGGTGGATACTTAAGCAGTCAATTATTTAgtggttttgaaaagaaaatgagaagaaaaataaaacgtCCACGTGACATTAATATTTTTACAGGAACTGTAAGAAGGTTGCCAATTTGTTTTACAGTCTATTTCCCCCCCCACCTTCAGCACCTTAATAAATGGGGAGTTGGGCTGCTAGCGCTCTCAAAACGCGAGTGCAAGGCAGTGCTATGGCTAACTAACTGTAGACTTAGAAGGGGAAATATGGTATCTCTTAACTCGAAGTTGTCTATCTGATCAATACAATATTCTGGGATACATAAAGTTAGTCTGGATATCTGATAAATACAAACTACTACAATCACAACAAAATTATTCTTACTGAGCTGTCACCACAGGCTTTTCATCGTTATGCTGCAGCAGTTTTGACTACGGCCTAAAAACGTGCCAGCTCTTCTTTCCGTCTGTATGAACtcattttgacagttttctAAAGCTTCCTCTATAATTAGCGCAGGCCCGCAGCGAAAGGCTGGAGTAATATTTAATACACTACTGTGTGATTAAAACCTCTGACACTCATCAGGAAACGGGGAGTgcagaaaaaaagtttgaatatATATACACGACAGACAAATCACAAAGGAATTAAAACAGAGAACTGTTAGGAAGATGTAGAAAGTCAAAAGACCAACACTGTTGACAGAAATTCTTCCCAATGATTTCCAAAAGCTTTCTCCTATACTAGATATTTAATAGTCAATACCCTGATTTTGATAGTTATTACTAGCTTTACTTCTTTAGAAAAGACTTCACTTCACTGTGTTAACCAAGTTTCCCATATTCCTTCACCTCAACTACTGCAACCACATTTCATGTCTATGCAATGTTTTTAAAACTGGGTTATTGCAAAAGGTTGGAAATGACCCATTTATTTAAGTGCATGTAAACTCACTGTATGAAGCAGAGGTATATCCTTCTATTTCCCCTCCTTTCCTGTGGACATTTTAACTCTGTTGTCACATAAGTTTCACAGGTAGCCACTCAGTACTTAGCCATACAAATTATTATCTCATTTGTATGAATATGTACTGAACGTCAACACTTTTGAGTACTGACTGAATGGAATCTGCTGCAGTGAGTGTTGAAAGCTGTCCTGTTCTAAATGTTGGCACCGAATGCTTGATATTCTTCATATATTCTTCAGATATCTTCTGATttgaatcaacatttttaattttaaatacttttcTATACAGGCAAAGTTTTtgaaacaagataaaaaagctttttgttATCCTCAAGTGACTGGAGTTCCCACCTTGATGCAGTGATGCAGAAATGTATTTAGGGCGTGCCGAGTGcacactgttgggtgtggttacaggttaTAAAGAGCACACTTCTGaccagaaacaaaatgacatataAAGTTATCTGTGCAAAATGCTGATGGATTTGACAAGTTTggcttattttgttaaatgagaaaaaaggtTTTCGTATAAAGTCAAAAAACTATTATTTTGGTATTTGTACTGAAACTAAGGTATCATGGCTGcttttttctaaacacagaaatgtcatgtgtcagaataaaaaaagacaacaaaacatcctATCAATTTCATCTATTTCAAGTGAAATATTTGAATTGCAGGTCGAAAGCAAGCTAACAATTGTGCACATGGAGTGATGGTTAATTAGACAGGCATCTCATTGTGGCACAGTCATAAGAAACCCAGCTGACTGTAGTAAGAGAAGACATTTTCAGTGGGCTGATTCAAATTAATTAACTCACGTTAAGATCAAGCATTACAGTCAAGCTAATGCTACGGTCTCTCAGGATAACTGACTATCTGTAACTGATAAGATTCTGCATCTTAGCATGCTTAAATCAGACTGTGCAGGTCAGTGACACTTGTGTTATGACTTAAACCAGAGTCAGACTGAAGAGGAAAGGCACATTAAGGATCAAACAAAGCAGGTTGACAAACCCAAAAAACACTCACTTTTTCACATTGGCCTCTCCGTTGGGAATCCtcctcagcttcttcttcttcagaatTTTGACAGCTCTGCGACAAAGTGTCTCTGAGTCCAGCATCTCTTTCACTTTGCCATAAGATCCCTCACCTAGCAGATCCCCCATCAAGTACTTTCCTATCAGCTTTGCCCTCTTCCTCCGTGGCTGGTAGATCACCTCTGTCGAGTCAATGCGGTGAATGAAAGTATCCATCTCCatcagttcattttcatttagatAGTCAAGATGATGCAGCTCGCCGGTACTCATGACTGATGGCAGCCACAGCTTAAGCCTCCTGTGCAAAAATGTTCGCAAATAGCTATGATTGCTGGAAAGTAATCCACTGGTAACCTTTCAGCTCTGAGCCGAGAATTTTAATTCCACAAGATGGAATACAGATGAATTACAAAATACTGAACATGGGAGAGGGAGTTATCTGGCCTGAGAGtcgatggaggaggtgaggtaTCAATCCCAATTTGTAAACATTAGAGCTCTTTTTACTTAAGAGGTGCTAACAGAGGTGAAGAACCTGTTGGGTCCTGTGCCAAGTTAGTGctttatactgtacattttgtactACATCTGTGACAAGTGCAGCGGaacagaaatgagagaaattGTGATTCTAAAATGTTATACTTCTCCCACTTGACTCTAGATCACCTCTATATGAATTTAACACCATACAGCCTTAGGTAAAGGCAACCAGTCCTGCTTCAAGGCCATGCAGCACAGCATTTCTGTCAAGGGTCCATGCTAAACAGCATAGTTGTCTTCAGGATACATATGTGTGTAGAGCCGGACAGGACCAGATCCAAGCACAGATCTACAgccaaacacatgcagcagtATCAGCCCAGTCTCTGGTATCACCCGGCTCCTCGAGGTCGACTGAACCATCCAATATTGTCCAACCGTCCTCAGGTGTCCTCCATGCCACCACGGTTCTTACTGCCCGGTGCCTGTAAAAAAGGGTCAGTTAAATATTATTGAAAATATACAAATGGCTTTCGCTGGCTTCTGAACGAAATTAGCCCTCTTTGGTAAACAATCTGTCCAGACATCAACACTTGACCGGTTAACCTTACTGGGTTTCCTTTCTGCTGTGCGGTTCACATCAGACACGAAGAGATTAcaattaatataaaaacatatttagcaCAATACTTTAAGTAAACAGTAGTAGGTGGGTTATTATTGACACTTTGGTTGCTCCGCTGAAATATATAGCTATATATTTATGAGCGTTAACTATTAGCTAGCTGGTAAGCTAACATAGCACGTCTACTTGAATGAACTAGCTTGCCAACATTAACTCTCACTTTGTGGCTCCTCGATATGCACACCTTCAGCCACCATTACAGGTTTTAATTCAGAAGCCTGCTTTAAAACAGCGGCAACTAATTCAATGTAGATGAGGACTAACGGTAGACAAATGGGGATGATGACCGAAACGTCGTCACACAACTGTAGCTAACGGTGGTTATGCAGTGCTAGCTAGCCAACTTTGCCTGACGTTAAGATTAGCGTTAGCCAACTTCATCTCATTTGCCGGTGGAGCAGCGGCAATATAGGTGACTGGCACAATTTTCCGACTGTACTGCAATATGCTCACCCAATAGCAAAACATCAGCTATAACATCCAAATCCGCATTCGACACCGGAGAAACAAACCAGATACATCCAGCTAACGCAAGCTAACCCGAGTTGCGTTGGCTAGCAAGCCGTTCAGATGCCAATGTAAACTGCTAGCTTAGCTACCTAGTTAACTCCTGATACCGGGTCTCACCTAGATCCATATGATTCGTGTTTCCGTTGCAcgttttatttcctctttgtgtgtccACCCTTGGTGAAGTAAATGTTTCCTTCGGGTCTAGCAGGATATCAGTTAAATTTTCTGACTCTTCGTGTTACTCTTACCACTCAGGTTGTCGCCATCTTGTTTACCTCCCCCCAACTCGCGCTGACAGCCCATACGTTAATGCGTCAAATCAAagtttttcccccccaaacaCATAGTGGAGGAACGAGTGTCAACCAGTGCTGACAATAAAGACTTTAAGCAGTAActtattcagtgttttaaattaaattcagtaaTATGATCCCATTGATATTTAAGGGAATTTACAATAGATATTCCCAGGAGGAGACACACCATAGCTCTCGACAACCGCAGTAATTCTTCTAGAGGGtgtttttgttaacatttttaatgaacacTGATAATAATAAGCACTAAAATGAGGcgaaaatgtatttatttgagcTGATCAAATACTTTCCTTCTCTTTATGACCCCAACCCACTTTTAACTGTACTGGCCCTAGATGCGGCTTTGAggagttgttttcttttgtcttgaaAGTCAGTTAATTTATtacttttggattttggactgagttttggacaaaacaagcaatttaattACAATGCCTTAGGCTCCAGGAAattgcagcattttgttttcacaatttCCTTACATTTCATTGACGATTAAATGCTAATGAAACCAATAACTGCCGCCCGACATCCAACTAAAAACTTCATCATGCCACCAACCAACCTCCTGCTAAGGCTTAAGTTGCCTCTGACTGATGCTGCTGCCAACACCAGAGTAGCTCTTGCTCAACTGGGATTTCGGAGTTATATTTATCCCGTGTAACCCACCCTGGGGAATGGCAAGCTGAAGGTCTGATTTCACAGATCTGTCACCCCCCTCACCACTGACTCCTTGAGCCTGGTCAACTCTACTCAATGACTCACTGCTGTCAAACAGAAATGAATACTGGTGGCAGTTATCAACATGATTGGATAAATACCTGCACTTAGCACACAGTGCACCATAAACAAGATGAGTTTATCTTGGCTCCTACTTATTTCCCAATAAACAGTGAATAAACAGGTAAGTACAGTAGTTACAAAACATATCTGTGACAAGTCCACATTTCAGGAAACGGCCATTTTTATTGTGAACACTGAAGCATATAATGAAAGGAAGCAAAAATGAGTTATAgcacagtgagaaaaaaatacTCAATGCAAGACAATGCTTCCACAGAAGATCGTGTACTAATACTGAGCTGTGTTATTTACTGTAGTTGGGAATGCAAAGTCAAGTCAAGCTTTGAAAGGGAACAAAATGGTAACACAAACTGAAGAGTGATATTAGTATGGACATCAGGCAATGTAGGTCTATACAGTTTAAGTTGTTACAGTATTAAATTGAAACGTAACAAAACAGGTCATCaattattttaaagaaaacattttagattttttccCCACTCAAATTAAGCCACAATGGAGAGTCTACCAATCTTTCTCCTAgtctccacacacacgcacttcaAAGTTTAAAATTTCTATTGTGCAACAGTGTCCACTTCACAACCGAGCAGAGCTGTGGCAGCTGCAGAAAACAGCTTTTAAGTTATGATAAACAAGAACAAgtataaacaaaaacagtcttTGACGTCAGTAATATGGTCTCCGTGGATTattctgtgaaaagaaaaaagaaacaccagaTTAAATTACAATATTATAGCAAAGGACACTTGACCCTGTTGAGTGGATCAGCAGCACAGTAAATGAAAACCTAACAAGTGTTAAGTTTCTAAAGCTAATTATACTATTAAACAATGAGTATGGATTTCTACATGCTATTGCACATTGGCTAACATAAACATGTTACAATAAATTGGTGAAAATTCACAGAATATTGTTACAACTAACAGAAAAGAATATGAGACAGATGGTACCAGTGGGTTGGGCCTGAAGCGGTAAGCAAGCATCATCCTCTTTCTAAAAGCATCATATTCATCGTCACTTTTTGAGAGCTCGGCTGGGCGGTCAACTCCAAACCCTGCTCCGTTCATAGCGGTAATTCCCCTAGAGAACACAGAAGACATTTAgacttaaataataaaatgtatggctgaattccatttagctgtgtcagtttcagggtcctggtattgtgcatgctgatggctcactgtcatgactACCTCACTTAACAGcattaaaataaaggtttttagTTGTTTACCAGAAAATGACATGTTGAGAAAAGTCAGTGATGTACTTTTTACTGTAATAGACAGTTGCTGGTGCTGGTCATGTATACTTATAATTACCAAAggaaaaatctaatttcataATATGATTAGATGAGATACATGTTTTAAAGTCACTATGAATAAATCTTATTTATAAAGAGCCACTTGCTGCCTTTAATTGATGCATGTCTTGGGAGAGGAATACACTTTAATTTGATGGGAGGGGATTGTACAAATATCCGTCATGGTTTTAATGGctctaatttgtttttataccTACAGTGGTACATAGTAAGGTAACCTCTAAAAATAACTAATTGAGACATACACTAGAAGAAAAAAGGTGTATATTacgacataaaaacacacaaaatggtgGAAGCACGTATGACTCATTGAAAGGCAAATGTACTGAAGATGGATGCTCACTTGTTGACAGGAGCCTTGATGCCCTGTCCTTCATTGCCGAGGCCTTCACCTTCCTTCCAGCCCATCTTCATAAGCATCCGGAAACCGAGATTCTCCACCGTCAACTTGAACTCTTTGTACTCTGAGTAGTCTGGGTCGCGGCCCTCCTGCAAGTCAAGAAGACTGAAGTTGTGCATTCACACCATACACACTGTGTTGCACCATTTCACTGTCTGCTTGTAAGATGTCACATAAACACAATCAACTGAAAATAACTCTTATGGAATTTAAAAAGGAGACTATGTTCGTAATCCTCAGTGAGTCTGAGACAacgacagacagaggagggtgGGGAGATTATTGATTACTAATTTAGCATGAGTGAGGCAAGATTTTCTTCTATTATTTAGTTGATTTAGCTGGAAAAGAATGAACACTATCATCCGAGTCCACTCAGTACAGCAGGGTTGGTGTGTCTCCATATTACTCTACACTGGCGGTCTTCACTAAataaaacctgaaaacaaaataattatatttttctcttttctgcttaTTTTAATTTACCGTTAAACTCAGATGGTATGCCCTGTGGCATTTTACAGTTACATCCTGGGTCTTATGTGACAGCTGACTTTCCAATAACTTCCCATGACTCTGGCAGTGAATTTGCATTACATAAAAAATCTCTATTGATATACTGTGAGGtttttcaacttttaaaaaGGGTGCCAAGTTGAGTTCAAGagattttcaaacaaacaagtggCAATTAGAGTCTCCAACTGGGGATCCCTCAGGAGGAGCTAGAGGAATTTGCAGGGGGAAAAGGTACGTCTGGGTTGCTCTGCTGGCTGTTACCACAGTGCCCCTGACCTGGATAAGCAGCTTGAAAACAGAGACATGGATGGATGATTACAATCCTGTTTACAGACATTTCCAACTGACCCTGATCCTACTAAACTGTGTATGGCCTTCTTGTGGAAAGGCACACAAGAACTCTGAAGGGATCCTGTAGAGAATTAGTGAAATTGCATATTTTCTCTGTACACAATACACctcttaaaatgacaaatgaaatttTTTTTAGGAAAACTGACCTTGAGTGCCTTGAAGGTCTCCATGAACTTTTCCAGCTCCTCAGGGGGCAGGAAGTCACCAATAAAGTGTTTCCCTTTACCCATTTCTGTCAGAGATTCTGCCCACTCTGGAAAAGTATagacaagatgttttttttattttacacagcaaCAACTGATCACTTTACCTTGATAACAGCTTATTATCAATCATAGATAGCTGCTAGTGTTGCAGAGGCAAGAACAATTCTCCACACTGATGGCCAGCCTTACCACGGGTCTTTTCCATCTCCAGCTTTCGGAAACGATGCTCCCAGGTGCCTGCCTGCTGGTCCacttcttcatcactgtcatatTCGTGTTGGTGGTCTCTCATGGCCTTCTCCCACATCACCTGCATCTCTGCCATCGCACGCTTGTGCTTCATGATCATGTCATACATCTCTTGCATCTACAGAGGGTgagaaaacatcacacacagatattagATTACAGGGCCTAATAATCCTGAATTTATGGTGTGATCGACCTGAGTCATCAAAGAGTCATTTAACTATTCTTAAAGACTCATTTAagagattcatttaaaaacaatagacACGGAGTGAATATAAGATTTTTTGGGGTGAGTGCTGTTTAAGTATAGTTTAAAAAATCAGTGATGTTATTTTCacttaataaatacatttagttgGCATTTTCATACCTCTTGCTGTTCTTTGAGTTGTCTCTTCTGGTCCTCAGATAGTTCTGTCACTCCTACCAGACCAAGAGGCTTCCCCTTCTTATAACCAAGACCTCTCAGCTCCTGGGCTGAAACAGACGTCACCACAAACTTATATATTCATAAATTAATTATGTGGCCAAAATTGCTAATTACAATGGAAGGCGATACTTTATGCCAATTACGTTCTTCTTTCCAATAATCACAGTATCTTCTATGACTCTTGCACATTAGTATCAGCATGTACGTGGTGGCAAATATTAGACAATGTTATCAGCTCTGAAAACATTGAGACTGCCTTCTAAAATGGTTTCACCAAAGTTTAGGTTTTCGtgcacatatttactgtaccagagagagagggtgtgttaGCATCTGGAACATTAATCTCCGGAGGAATGATGACAGGAGGAATGGGCAACTCGACTTTGTCATCCTCAGACCCCCATCTACTCTTTCTTTTTCGTTTGACAGGCGGAGTTTCTGCGCCATGAATGTGGGGTAGAGAGACGGGGTTCAGCGGTGGAGGGATTCCTAGCAATGGCGGTGCAGCTGGTCGCTGAAGGTCTGTCCTAGACTCTGCtactggaggagaggagctctGGGAGGCTGCAGCACGATACTCCTGTAATTTCTCTTTGTAGAAGCGGTAGGCTGGACTTTGGTCTTGATATAAAAAACTGAAGGATGGACAGAAGATATTTTGAGTGAGGTGAATGAAAGCAAAGATTACTCAAGTAAAACcaggtattaaaaaaaagaaacacaaagtgacCTGAAGGCAGGGTTGTTTCGGTTGCGCTCAGCAGCGATGGCTTCCACCTCCGGACCACCCTCTGCCACAAACCTGGCCAGCTTCTCAGCCACCTGCTGGGTTTCCGCGTCCACTGGGGGGGAGACTTTAAGCAGCCTATCAGTACTGGGACTCAATTCACACTCTACTACTGTATCGTACTCAACTGGCCCTCACACACCACCAGTCTAGAGCCAATAGGGGataagaagaggaaggagggaggaggagcaagGGGGACAGGGGTAGTGAATGGGGAACTGTATGGATGTGTGGCTTTTACTGTAACAAATGAAGATCTAATAAAGCCCAGAGAGGTTCCACCACACACAGTATGCCTACACTGTGAAACTTGtatctttatatataatgtatgcATAATTAAAGACTAGAATCTTTACTCCACCTTTAACATCTTAATATGATTTAATTAGGCACAACTTAGCGGTGAGCAATATGTacaaaaaatgtgtatattatataatttattgGCTTGAGCATGGTACTCTATTTGCAGCTTTCAAAGTCCAATCCAAAAACAAATATGGTTTATTAAAACACGAGAAAAACTGAATGATGAACCAGATTAGTACCTTGACTACAAACTATTTCTGTATGATGGCGTGGTCTTGAAAGTCAGTATGCTGATGTTTTGCAACTGAATACTGTCTGTCAATAACAGTTTAATTCAAGTTAGAGACCTCAAAGACGAATCACATGGGTACggtattacattttaatgaaacagaCAATAATAACTCTTCTATTCATGCAATCAGGTGAAAGTCTACAGATAACAGGGAAAGTTGAATTGGTCCTTTGCTTCTGCTGAAACACTAATAATGGCACACTTACTCTAGTTGGTGACATGCTGTATGATGTCAGAAGAAAATACTGTGTTCAATTTCACCTTGACTGGTCAGTTGTAGGCTAAATCTATTACAGTAACCATGCATGACCCAATCTAATGTACCTGTGTGGGAAGGGTTTgaagtaaaatatatacaaatgaATCTAAGGCTAGTAGAATTAATCATAATGGCTATGGATGTCCCTGTGAAGTTATATTGTGATAACTGGTAACTGTAATTGAAACAGATGACGCTATATGGTCATACAGTTCACCCCTTTTGCAATTAGATTTTAGTATTtctgagaggaaaagtgagatGACAAAATAGTATGAGAAAAGGTAATCTTACCATTATTTGATGTATTCTCAGGTCTTAGCAAATCCTTTCTCAAATCTGCAACTCTGTTTTTGTAGTAGAGATACTCGATGCTGCCCTTATCATATAAAAATCTGAAAGGCAAGGATAACAGTTGAAATCAGATGAGTTTGAAAATACTGTACGAGTAAATAAATCTGGATGAGCTACACTTCAAACTTACGAGAAAACAGGATTGTCCTTGTAGTCCTCCTTGGCCTTTCTCTCCAGCTCAGGTCCTCCCTCTGCCACAAAAGAGGCCATCTTGTCGATAATGAGTCTGGTGTCTGAATCCTCTGGGGGAGAGACTTTAAGCAGGCtatgagtacatttactctaaGGGCACCTatgacaaaatgtcagtcaCAAGGCAACTGTGCCTCTGGAGTACGCAGAAGATGCACTGAAATGTCCAAGCCATGGCGCTGTCCAGAGatacactgaaaaacacaggcCTTGAATTACCTTTCATCTCTAAGAATCTGGAGTAATCagcctcttcttcctcgtcttcatcatctGGAGAACAAAACACACTTGGCCTCTGGCTGAGAACAGGATTCTTCTTGGACTGTGAGTAGCTCTTGAACTGACTAAGCATGCTGCTGACTCCGAGGCCAGGCCGCTTGCCAACAAGAATGCTCTTTTTTTGGAGTGCGTTTCCTCCTGGTGATGAAGTTGAGGTTGAGGGCATTTTGGTATCACTGGTGGAACCTAGAAAGAGTATGAAacaggacacattttaaaaaatctaataCCAACCTTCAGGAAAATGCTATTACTCTTTAGATGGTAAGGTTTCTTCCTCAACCAGGTAACCAACACAAGTAAGAAATGTAAGGTAATGGTCATGGTGCCTATTCTAAACTAGTTTCCTTGGGTCAGGATGCCCTCTTTAAAAACCTCTACCTCCCACAAACTGTACAGCTGCCAAGGACTTATTGCAGACAGCCTGAAGcctctttatctgtcttttaCATAAGCAAAAACTACAAGGTCCCAACTATTATTCTGTGTTCTAGTGTTCCTGTTGCTGTGTGACTAACTTTTTGGTCAAAACTGTGCAGATCAAGATACTAACCAGACACATTGTTGGATTTCTCCTTCTGCATCCTCATGAACTGCTGTAAGAAGCTTCCATCATTTGCAAACTTGTTTGAGGAAGCTCCTTGAAGACTGGGAGGACTATTGGgatcaaaatggaaaaaaaaatatgaaatgtacttttgaaatgtaatgttacaTGTAATGTCATAGTTTTAGGTCAATGTTAGtgtcaaagaaaatattaatgcaTAACAATGCTGACTGGCAGGACCAGACAATGCTGTACTGTGCCATATTACCAGGTCCATAAGTACCGTTACCTTGGAGGAATTGGTTTGCTTGTGGTTTGCACATTCTTTTTTGCTTGTTCTGCCATTTTGGCCTCaatctccttcttcttctgagCTATCAGCTTCTCTTGGCGGAGAATATTCAtgttcatcttgtttttctgtggctGGACAGGCTTGGACTTCCATCCTCCGCGCCctaaaaaagataaaagggaAAATGCAATATATGACAACAATAAGCATGTTATATAGCTGCGGAGCTGGCATTTAGTAAAAGGTAACAATGGCATTTACTTATTTGCCTCCCATAGAATTTGCCCCAATTGTTGGATATGTATGGGGTTCAACTTCTTAGAGGGAGATAAATATCGTACCTTCATATGTAGTATTCTGACGTTGCATTGCCAACTATCAAACAAGAAAGCTTCTCTAAATCTAACAACTTCTACCAGCTGTTTGAATTCCGAACTGGGGAATATTCATCTCGTTAAATATGGATATTACAGGTTGCAGACCTAAGGAAAGTCGGGTATTTGTTAAGTTAagtaaatataatgtaatatagcTTAATATAATGTAGTTTAGCTTGCCTGAAAGCTAGCTAACGTTGTACACTGATTACGCCAGCAAGCGAGTAGCCCTACGGCTACATAAGCTAGCTAGTTAACGT from Enoplosus armatus isolate fEnoArm2 chromosome 14, fEnoArm2.hap1, whole genome shotgun sequence includes the following:
- the sugp1 gene encoding SURP and G-patch domain-containing protein 1 isoform X2, with protein sequence MESSDAGRGGWKSKPVQPQKNKMNMNILRQEKLIAQKKKEIEAKMAEQAKKNVQTTSKPIPPSPPSLQGASSNKFANDGSFLQQFMRMQKEKSNNVSGSTSDTKMPSTSTSSPGGNALQKKSILVGKRPGLGVSSMLSQFKSYSQSKKNPVLSQRPSVFCSPDDEDEEEEADYSRFLEMKVSPPEDSDTRLIIDKMASFVAEGGPELERKAKEDYKDNPVFSFLYDKGSIEYLYYKNRVADLRKDLLRPENTSNNVDAETQQVAEKLARFVAEGGPEVEAIAAERNRNNPAFSFLYQDQSPAYRFYKEKLQEYRAAASQSSSPPVAESRTDLQRPAAPPLLGIPPPLNPVSLPHIHGAETPPVKRKRKSRWGSEDDKVELPIPPVIIPPEINVPDANTPSLSAQELRGLGYKKGKPLGLVGVTELSEDQKRQLKEQQEMQEMYDMIMKHKRAMAEMQVMWEKAMRDHQHEYDSDEEVDQQAGTWEHRFRKLEMEKTREWAESLTEMGKGKHFIGDFLPPEELEKFMETFKALKEGRDPDYSEYKEFKLTVENLGFRMLMKMGWKEGEGLGNEGQGIKAPVNKGITAMNGAGFGVDRPAELSKSDDEYDAFRKRMMLAYRFRPNPLNNPRRPYY
- the sugp1 gene encoding SURP and G-patch domain-containing protein 1 isoform X1, translating into MESSDAGRGGWKSKPVQPQKNKMNMNILRQEKLIAQKKKEIEAKMAEQAKKNVQTTSKPIPPSPPSLQGASSNKFANDGSFLQQFMRMQKEKSNNVSGSTSDTKMPSTSTSSPGGNALQKKSILVGKRPGLGVSSMLSQFKSYSQSKKNPVLSQRPSVFCSPDDEDEEEEADYSRFLEMKVSPPEDSDTRLIIDKMASFVAEGGPELERKAKEDYKDNPVFSFLYDKGSIEYLYYKNRVADLRKDLLRPENTSNNVSPPVDAETQQVAEKLARFVAEGGPEVEAIAAERNRNNPAFSFLYQDQSPAYRFYKEKLQEYRAAASQSSSPPVAESRTDLQRPAAPPLLGIPPPLNPVSLPHIHGAETPPVKRKRKSRWGSEDDKVELPIPPVIIPPEINVPDANTPSLSAQELRGLGYKKGKPLGLVGVTELSEDQKRQLKEQQEMQEMYDMIMKHKRAMAEMQVMWEKAMRDHQHEYDSDEEVDQQAGTWEHRFRKLEMEKTREWAESLTEMGKGKHFIGDFLPPEELEKFMETFKALKEGRDPDYSEYKEFKLTVENLGFRMLMKMGWKEGEGLGNEGQGIKAPVNKGITAMNGAGFGVDRPAELSKSDDEYDAFRKRMMLAYRFRPNPLNNPRRPYY
- the sugp1 gene encoding SURP and G-patch domain-containing protein 1 isoform X3 codes for the protein MESSDAGRGGWKSKPVQPQKNKMNMNILRQEKLIAQKKKEIEAKMAEQAKKNVQTTSKPIPPSPPSLQGASSNKFANDGSFLQQFMRMQKEKSNNVSGSTSDTKMPSTSTSSPGGNALQKKSILVGKRPGLGVSSMLSQFKSYSQSKKNPVLSQRPSVFCSPDDEDEEEEADYSRFLEMKVSPPEDSDTRLIIDKMASFVAEGGPELERKAKEDYKDNPVFSFLYDKGSIEYLYYKNRVADLRKDLLRPENTSNNVSPPVDAETQQVAEKLARFVAEGGPEVEAIAAERNRNNPAFSFLYQDQSPAYRFYKEKLQEYRAAASQSSSPPVAESRTDLQRPAAPPLLGIPPPLNPVSLPHIHGAETPPVKRKRKSRWGSEDDKVELPIPPVIIPPEINVPDANTPSLSAQELRGLGYKKGKPLGLVGVTELSEDQKRQLKEQQEMQEMYDMIMKHKRAMAEMQVMWEKAMRDHQHEYDSDEEVDQQAGTWEHRFRKLEMEKTREWAESLTEMGKGKHFIGDFLPPEELEKFMETFKALKSS